TGCGGGTTGTTCTACCGGACAAGAGGCGTACACCATCGCTATGCTGATGTGCGACGCGATTGGTTATTACGCTCTTCGGAATCCGCTGATACCCAGCACTGGTTCAGCTAAAAGTCTAGTGCCGCCGCCATGGAAGTTTGAAGTGTTGGCTTCAGACATCAGCTATTCCGCGCTGCGAGCAGGCCAGGAGGGAATCTACAACGAAAACCAGATGGAAGCGGTGGATTTTGCTTACCGTTTGCGTTACTTCGACAAGGTCGGTGATCGCTACGCCGTAAAAAAAGCAGTGAAGGAATTGGTTCGTTTCGACTTCCACAATCTCAAGACCGAGTTCTTGCCCCAGCATAACGATGTCATCTTCTGCCGTAATGTGATGATTTATTTCGACCAGGCGGAGCAGCAGCGGGCAGTAGAAAAATTCTATCGCTGTCTGGATCCCGGCGGTTATCTGTTCATCGGGCACGCGGAGACACTGTTTGGGATCACGGAGAAGTTCCGCATGATCCATCAGGCCAATGGCACCGCGCACCAGCGCATTGAGGTGGCCCGGTGAGCTTCTTCTCCGAGGACCGCGCCGCCGAATTGCGACAGTTGTTCTTTGAGAGTGCCCAGGAACTGCTCCAGACCCTCAACGAAGACGCGCTTAAGCTGGAGAAGAACTCTCAAGACCCTGAGTTGGCACGAGCCATCCGCCGTACCATCCATACCATCAAAGGTGACTCGGCGGCCTGTGGATTCCGCGAACTCAGTGAATTGGCGCATGAGTTGGAAGATGCGCTGGCGCCGGAGGTGACCAGCGCCGTACCCAGTCAGGTTGCGGAGCTTGTGCTGAGCGCTGCCGACGTGTTCGAGGCCATGCTCGCGGCTTACAAAGGCAAGCTGCAGCTGCCGGCGGCTGAACCGCTGCAACAGATGATTCGTGGTCTCCGGCCGTCAAAGTCACAAGCCCCTAGAGCTGCAAGCATTCCTCCTCCCGTAACTTCCTGGACGGAAGGTGAACGGCAGGCTATCGCACACTTTCTACGTGCCGGAAAGAACGTCTTTCGGGTGAGCGCCTTCATTGACCCACAATGCCCAATGCGAAGTGCCGCGCGTCAGCTTCTGCAAAATGTGCTGCAGCAGTGCGGAGAACTTCTGGCGCTCCATCCCGATGCGCTGGTTACAGATGCCACCTTGGTGGAAGCCGCGCTGGTCAGTGATAACTCTGCCGAGTGGATTGCTGCACGCTGCCGCATTCCCGCGGTGACGAGCGAAATTAAGGTTGAGACGTGGCCTGCGGTGCGTCAAATCATTGCCAAACATCAGGAGACTAATTCCACAGCGCGCACGACTGCCGCAGAGGCGGCGCCGGCAGCCCCTGGAGGAGTCCATACCCTTGAAAACAGTCTCCGCGTGGACGCGGACCGGATTGATCACGTACTTAACTTGATCGGCGAGCTGATCATCGGGAAATCCATGCTGCAGCAGACGGTGAACGATTTCAGCCGACGTTTTCCGGATGACGTTCTTCGCAACAAGTTTGCCGATGTCATGGCTTACCAGACCAGGGTGCTCAATGACCTGCAGCGTTCCGCGATGCAGGTACGTATGGTGCCGGTGGAGCAGCTCTTCCGGCGCTTCCCACGTATCGTGCGCGACCTAGGGAAACAGTGTGGTAAAGAGATCGGGCTAATGCTGAGCGGCCAGGATACGGAGCTAGACAAAAGTATTCTGGACGCAATAGCGGAACCTCTGGCCCACCTGGTGCGCAATGCCGCTGACCATGGGTTGGAGACCGCGGAAGCACGCCAAAAGGCTGGCAAAGCGGCTAAAGGAACCATTCGTCTGAATGCCTACCATCAGGGCAATCAGGTGGTGATCGAAGTCAGCGATGACGGGCGTGGCATTGACACCAAGAAAGTCCTGCGCAAAGCCATCGAGCGCGGCATTTTGACGACTGAGGAGGCAGCGAAGCTCAGCGATCAGGAAGTGGCTATGTTGATCTTCCGGCCAGGATTCAGCACTGCCGAGGAGGTCACCGAGATATCCGGACGCGGCATTGGAATGGATATCGTGCAGAACGTGATCCATCGCCTTAAAGGCACCGTCAGCATTGAATCGCAGGCGGGCGCCGGCACGAGATTTCTGCTCAAGGTCCCCTTAACGCTCGCCATCATCAAAGCTCTCCTCTTTCGTGTAGGTGGACGACTCTATGCGATTCCGCTGAATTCGGTGGTGGAGATCACACGCGCTGTAGAAGCAGACATCCATCGCGTGGACAATCACGAGGTTCTTCAGCTCCGCAAGATCGTCCTTACCATGGTCCGTCTGGGTAGGCGCACCACTTCGGACACGACCAAAATGTTCGTGATGGTGGTGACGCTGGGAGAACGGAAATACGGCCTGATCGTGGATGAGCTTGTGGGTGAGGAAGAACTCGTAATCAAGCCACTTGATCAGCAGGTGGTTTCGACCGAATTGGTGAGCGGAGCCTCGATTCTGGGAGATGGCACCGTGGTGCTCATCCTGAACCTGGCGGCAGTTGTGGAACGTTACATCCGTATACGTCCCCCAAGTCCCGGCGCTGCGTTGCCGGGTGTTCTAACGGAGCGCGCCCCAGTGCCCACGAGCGCGACGGGGGACCCGTCATGAGCCAACCAGTGAGAGTTCTGGTGGTGGACGATTCTGCCTTGATGCGCAAGCTGATTCCGCAGATTTTGCAGACCGACACCTCCATTCAGGTGGTCGGAACTGCGATGGATGGCGCTTTCGCCCTGAAAAAGATTGAGGAGCTAAAACCTCACGTCCTTACACTCGACCTGGAAATGCCGGGTATGGGTGGCATGCAGGCGCTGGGTGAGATCACCCGCAAGCACAAGTTGCCGGTCATTGTTGTGAGTTCCCATACCACTCAAGGAGCCTCGGCCACATTCAAGGCGCTGGCGCTGGGGGCTTTCGATTTTGTCGCCAAGCCGAGGGACGCGTCGGCGCATATGCAGGAAGTGGCGCGTGAATTGATCAACAAGATCAAAGTGGCAGCCGCCAGCGGCGCACCCAAGCTACCGGTCATGCCGCCGGTTGGGCCGCCAAAGGGAGAGAAGCTGCGCTCCCGCAAAAGGGATTCACCGGCAAAGGTGATCGCAGTTGGAATTTCAACGGGGGGGCCAAACGCTATCCAGTATCTGCTCTCGCAATTGCCAGCGGATTTTCCAGGGGTCATCCTGCTGGTGCAGCACATGCCCGAAGGCTTTACAGAAATGTTCGCCCGGCGACTGGATGAGTGCTCGGCGCTTGAGGTGAAAGAGGCCCAGTCAGGCGATCTGCTTGGCGCAGGCCGGGTCCTGGTATGTCCCGGTAACCGCCACATGAGAGCACGGCGGACCCCCTTGGGAGACGTGGTGGTGCTATCGGATGATCCGCGGGTGAACGGGCATCGCCCGTCAGTGGACGTGCTGTTCCGCTCGGTGGCGGAGGAATTCGGGGCCAAGGCTGTGGCCGTGCTCATGACAGGCATGGGAGACGACGGCGCCGACGCCATGAAAGCGGTTAAGGACGCCGGGGGAATGACCATTGCCCAGAGTCCCGATTCTTGCACCGTGTATGGCATGCCCCGCGCCGCTATCGAACGCGGACACGCTATCCGAGTGGTTCCCCTGGACGCTCTGGCCAACACTTTGCAGGCGCAGTGCATGTCAGGAGATGGAAGCAAAGCAGCGCACGCCAGTGCCGACTTTTAGTGAGCGGCATGGCAAGAACTTGTCTGGTAAGTGAGGGAGATTAGTCATGGAGCAATTCGCGGCAGTGCACCGCAAGAACGGCGAAGCGATCCGTTACTTGGTGGTGGATGATTCAGTCTTTGCCCGCAAGAACCTGTCTCGCATGATCGAGTCATTCGGTGGCAAGATCGCGGGCGAAGCCGGCGATGGCTGTGCCGCCATCGCTGAATACGAGCGGCTCACCCCAGACATCGTGCTTATGGACATCACCATGCCGTTGATGGAGGGCATCGAAGCCGCCGAGCGGATCGTACGGCAGCACCCGGAGGCGAGAATCGTGATGGTGTCGTCTGTCGGTTACCAGGAAAATATCGTGGCTGCCCTGCAGCGCGGCGCCCGTCACTTTGTGCAAAAGCCGGTCAAGCCCGAAGTCCTCTACGAGGTAATTAAGTACGTAATGGGAGAAGAATGTGTGGTTGCCAGTGCCGCGACGGGAGGAGCCTAGGCCATGAGGATGGAGCTCATACAGCCGTTCATCAACGCCGCCGATGCGGTGCTCGCCTCCACTCTCGAGTGCCGCAGCACTCGCCTGGGCAATTTCAGCATGGACCAGGAGGCCTACCGCAGTAAGGGGATTGCCGCCATAGTTACCGTCACTGGCGACATTGAAGGACGGATTATTTTCGATGCCGAGGTTGAGACTGCCCGGCGTATGGCTGGTCAGACGATGGGCGGAGAGAAACCGGATTCTGACGAGACGGTCCGAGAGGCTATCTGCGAGCTAGCGAACCAAGTGATCGGGAATGCTATTAGCTCTCTCAATGACCAGGGTTTTCATTTCAAGATTCACCCTCCGGAAGTTCACCAGGGAGAAGGCCTGAAGAGTACTGAAGATACCGAGGCGTTGGTCATGTGTTTCGAGACCAGCAGCGGCAATGTTTTTATGAACATTGCCATGCGGTATAACCGCCGCCGTCCAAAGGCACGGGCCATAGCGGCGGGCGATTAGCAGCGGCCCGCGCATACCCGCTTGTCACCAAGGGTCAGAACATCTGGCATTACGGTCCGGCCACAATGAAGACCGGATTCTGCGGAGGGGATTGCGCCTTCGGTGCAGGCGGTGGAAATGCGCTCCGCGGAGACGGCATAGCGGCGACTTTTAAGTTGCTGGACGTTTTTAGAATCGTAGTTGTACCGGCGTCGCAGCTGGAGACGTAAACTTTGGTACTGTCGGCCGCGGCCGCGACGAACGCCCGGAAGCGCACTCCGGTAAGGATGCTGGTATCAGAGCCGCAATTTGTGGCAACCGGCTGCGTGAGGTCAATCGTCTTGGACACGGTGTTGCTGAAGGCATTGATTACGGTCAGGGCAAGAACCACGTTGTTTCCTGAAATTCCCTGGAAGCTCACGGCATAGGCCCGGCTTCCATTTCCAAGTGCGGTGACTGCTGTGAGACCCGCTGTGGGGATGGCGATCGGCGGCAAGTTCGTGGGTATGGTTTTAGAGACGTCGAGCACGCTGATCGTATTGTCGCCGGTATTGGAAACGAAGAGCCGGTTCGTCTTCGAGTTCAAGAACATGTAATTGGGCGAAGCGCCAACTGGAACGGTCGCGATCACCGTGTCAGTCGTCGTATCAACGACGGAAATGTCGTTTGAACCCTGGTTCAATATATAAACCGCCAACCCGTCCGGGCTGAGCTGTCCCCAGACCGGCGACGTACCCACAGCGAATGTTGTGAGGACCGTGCCACTCGCAACGTCAATGGCAGAGAGATCATTGCTGGCCTGGTTGATGGAATAGATCTTCTTGCCATCTGCTGTCCCTACCAAAGCCACGGGCGTGGTTCCCACTGCAATCTCCGAGAGCAGGGTATGCACGCCGGATGAAATCATGCCAATCGAGTTCGTCGCAGCCTCAGCTACAAACATCTTGGAGCTATTTGTGCTAGCCACATATACGGGGGCGTGATGTACGCCGGGAGACAGCTTGATCGTGGTTGGCGGAATGCTGCCAACCGAAGGAAAGTAACTGGTGACCGTGTCGTCGTCGCGATTGGCGACAAAGACCTGCGACTGCCCGGGGGGCGAAAATCCCGCATGAACCGGGCCCACACTGGCACGTATGGCGCCTACATTGCTGTCTCCGGAGACATCCACCTGGGAAACACTGCCCGCGGCGGCGGGAGCATTGGCGCTCACTACAAACATGGAATGAGTGAGACTAGGGTCCCCTGAGGGCGCGGTTATGGGAGCGGCTACGGGGCGGAAAGTATCGCCGCAGCTTGTGGCAATCACGGCTGACGCGAGAACTGCCGCCAGCCCAAACTTCTCTAAGAATCCTGTATGCACTGCTGAGAGAACCCGCCTTGATTCAGAGTCACTGGGAATCAGTTCATTCTAGCGGGAAGCACGATTTCGCGCCAATTCCCTCGAGGAGCACCTGCAAGCCCTCACACACAAGCAGGTCATTCAGAATGCGAAGTTGAGTCTGATTATCATCAGTGCACAGGATGTTCAAGCATGGCGAGTCCAGCCGGGATAAACCTGACAATGTTCGACAATCAGAACATAATAACCATTCTTGTTCTAAAATCCGGAATGATTTCCACAGATGAAACAGGTCTCGTACGACTCGCGCGGCCGCCGGACCTCTGCTACCGATGGCAATAGCAAGGTGACCCAATACACGTATGATGACGCCGACCGCCTCACTCAAGTAACGGATGCCAGCCAGCATTCCACCGGCTATGCATACGATACCGAAGGTAACCTTAGCAGCATTACGGATGCCTTGGGCAGGCAGACGAGTTTCAACTACGATACTTTCAGGCGGGTTACCAAAACGACGTTCCCATCTACTCTCATCGAAACCTACACGTACGACGCCGTGGGCAACCTGCTGAGCAAAACTGACCGCAAGGGAAACACTATCAGCTATGCTTATGACGCCCTTAACCGGCTCACTACCAAAACTTATCCCGGCAGCGCGACTGTCAACTACACGTATGACCTCGATGGTCGGCTAACCCAGGTCTCAGATTCGACTGGCACGTATCAGTTCTCCTATGACCACATGGGACGGCTGACTGGAACCACAACCAGCTATTCGTTTCTGACCGCTCGAACATTTACCAACAGCTACTCGTACGACGCCGCGTCGAACCGGGTGTCATTTACCGATCCCGAGAACGGCCAGAACACCTATA
The DNA window shown above is from Terriglobales bacterium and carries:
- a CDS encoding response regulator, translated to MEQFAAVHRKNGEAIRYLVVDDSVFARKNLSRMIESFGGKIAGEAGDGCAAIAEYERLTPDIVLMDITMPLMEGIEAAERIVRQHPEARIVMVSSVGYQENIVAALQRGARHFVQKPVKPEVLYEVIKYVMGEECVVASAATGGA
- a CDS encoding chemotaxis protein CheA, which encodes MSFFSEDRAAELRQLFFESAQELLQTLNEDALKLEKNSQDPELARAIRRTIHTIKGDSAACGFRELSELAHELEDALAPEVTSAVPSQVAELVLSAADVFEAMLAAYKGKLQLPAAEPLQQMIRGLRPSKSQAPRAASIPPPVTSWTEGERQAIAHFLRAGKNVFRVSAFIDPQCPMRSAARQLLQNVLQQCGELLALHPDALVTDATLVEAALVSDNSAEWIAARCRIPAVTSEIKVETWPAVRQIIAKHQETNSTARTTAAEAAPAAPGGVHTLENSLRVDADRIDHVLNLIGELIIGKSMLQQTVNDFSRRFPDDVLRNKFADVMAYQTRVLNDLQRSAMQVRMVPVEQLFRRFPRIVRDLGKQCGKEIGLMLSGQDTELDKSILDAIAEPLAHLVRNAADHGLETAEARQKAGKAAKGTIRLNAYHQGNQVVIEVSDDGRGIDTKKVLRKAIERGILTTEEAAKLSDQEVAMLIFRPGFSTAEEVTEISGRGIGMDIVQNVIHRLKGTVSIESQAGAGTRFLLKVPLTLAIIKALLFRVGGRLYAIPLNSVVEITRAVEADIHRVDNHEVLQLRKIVLTMVRLGRRTTSDTTKMFVMVVTLGERKYGLIVDELVGEEELVIKPLDQQVVSTELVSGASILGDGTVVLILNLAAVVERYIRIRPPSPGAALPGVLTERAPVPTSATGDPS
- a CDS encoding CheR family methyltransferase, with translation MTQQVTDPLNPVVNAVPPTEAELKILQMLVYQECGMHFDDRRSHFLQDRVQRRMRACQTPSFYSYYRLLTSSDGKRELAALLENLTINETSFFRNKAQFELFHKVVMEELLQRKQLQHDYSVRVWSAGCSTGQEAYTIAMLMCDAIGYYALRNPLIPSTGSAKSLVPPPWKFEVLASDISYSALRAGQEGIYNENQMEAVDFAYRLRYFDKVGDRYAVKKAVKELVRFDFHNLKTEFLPQHNDVIFCRNVMIYFDQAEQQRAVEKFYRCLDPGGYLFIGHAETLFGITEKFRMIHQANGTAHQRIEVAR
- a CDS encoding chemotaxis protein CheX is translated as MRMELIQPFINAADAVLASTLECRSTRLGNFSMDQEAYRSKGIAAIVTVTGDIEGRIIFDAEVETARRMAGQTMGGEKPDSDETVREAICELANQVIGNAISSLNDQGFHFKIHPPEVHQGEGLKSTEDTEALVMCFETSSGNVFMNIAMRYNRRRPKARAIAAGD
- a CDS encoding chemotaxis response regulator protein-glutamate methylesterase; its protein translation is MSQPVRVLVVDDSALMRKLIPQILQTDTSIQVVGTAMDGAFALKKIEELKPHVLTLDLEMPGMGGMQALGEITRKHKLPVIVVSSHTTQGASATFKALALGAFDFVAKPRDASAHMQEVARELINKIKVAAASGAPKLPVMPPVGPPKGEKLRSRKRDSPAKVIAVGISTGGPNAIQYLLSQLPADFPGVILLVQHMPEGFTEMFARRLDECSALEVKEAQSGDLLGAGRVLVCPGNRHMRARRTPLGDVVVLSDDPRVNGHRPSVDVLFRSVAEEFGAKAVAVLMTGMGDDGADAMKAVKDAGGMTIAQSPDSCTVYGMPRAAIERGHAIRVVPLDALANTLQAQCMSGDGSKAAHASADF